A region from the Sander vitreus isolate 19-12246 chromosome 1, sanVit1, whole genome shotgun sequence genome encodes:
- the LOC144523178 gene encoding uncharacterized protein LOC144523178 yields the protein MKYQKYITVMQMAMGVTASNKDCLPTKRQLWVTPQDEETSPSGAPGCSDEPTGATGGAGAMAITATSTLSLPMSQGKPSLRRIKGRIHRSKSLDSMDLLDSNVRLTHDWITST from the exons ATGAAGTACCAGAAATACATCACGGTGATGCAGATGGCCATGGGAGTGACAGCCTCCAACAAAGACTGCCTCCCCACTAAGAGACAGCTGTG GGTGACCCCGCAAGATGAAGAAACATCCCCCTCAGGTGCTCCCGGGTGTTCGGATGAGCCTACAGGTGCTACCGGTGGCGCTGGTGCTATGGCAATTACTGCCACCTCCACCCTCTCGTTGCCCATGAGCCAAGGTAAACCTTCCCTGCGCCGCATCAAAGGCCGCATTCACCGCAGCAAGAGCCTGGACAGCATGGATCTGCTTGACTCCAATGTAAGGCTCACTCACGACTGGATCACATCAACttaa